From Roseibium alexandrii DFL-11, the proteins below share one genomic window:
- a CDS encoding phage tail tape measure protein: protein MSESQKSFTAWIKLGSKFSATGFVAAENALRRLDAKMGAMRTGARRLSTSFSNMGDRLAGAAAVASTISIPAAIGLNQTVTQLGDLEKSYANIAAFSGESAENLKALQEQGRKLARTGAVTAPQIATAQFELTKSGWSADDILAGMPDLVKGSVALGLDISPLADKMTDVMAGFGIARDQMTGTMELFAAAVGSSAMNGNQFFEAMKSAGPAAQIAGVPIEQLTTMIAGFADAGLFGAEAGNSLKSALIKLTAPTPKLRKQLEGIGVNFDQVYQKISKIQSGKIKTALELVGIEGEDKLRADIRKTLLDDTMSVQQRVDVAVDMAADGRNLSNEMRQQLEDSFKGSIELTDGNIDPLKLIDQIRSKFKETGQVDATIMREIFGLETLSAGQKFLDQLDSLEERERAIMKKRAGFLGSVYDSNLDTIINAQQRMGNAFKEFFQTLGGQDGETFKNAFKGIADTIFSITDALRENPEAARGALKALTGLTLLAPGLMALSLAASGLGTALRPVAALSNLALAPVQAGVMKLAGGFGAMAAALPTSTRKAKAFAKSLKGITAASIASKAALLPLRGALAAVGGAMKLLKFGILGTGFAAAAVGVAALADVFPELSRRMGPALADAATDGLVAINRLTQGDFSGAWQSLKDAWADITKGFEESAPLMRWAFSGVLNGLEETFPALAGFRKTVSETFKSVSDAFSDLFKGDGTESNFLGWLSDTARNAGNNLLGVFDATLATFNDRFTGWMKGIKDGSATWADGFRVGYDTLKTLMSEVWALFEDSPVVRWLDEQLPSFEIFRDAVEGVGSAFDKMIGVFTKKRINANGDEMASLGEQLASLGTSITDSMLSAAATVLETVAAAINQLADALDRFRQARADGKGLFASLVDGLGELGAAGWAGVILAGIWAISKAWKAAAATVGIYKGAVDLAKSKMGWAFDLPGAGDADTKKKGGTGKGSGSAPKTGKGGIFSHFADLLKAAFGYLASMAKWFGGLLGKIGGAFKAAVAILRIGLSTLSGWAVRAGVALAGLMTPLTGLIAAVTGGIALLTSPQITQKGDAWIKENAPEWLSSILTWKPFEGSSFDPVVMNNAVQEKIFGKEQIKAPAQSAEIIELQKWAKENGIETGKLAPVEWPEMPKMPGVSAEFAVPDFPAMPANDNAAPWWSPVEMPKMPQVSGNTALAPYVDPVDAIGTETDFRPEPSGFMSVPLDRQDSAAVVAAINNLDGRMTGLQTRLDSIDGSSRQTATNTGQTAANTANLGAQISATLRGALARVPASNAPGSPQRSVVSSNGQSGPHL from the coding sequence ATGTCTGAAAGTCAGAAAAGTTTCACGGCCTGGATCAAACTGGGCTCCAAATTCTCCGCGACTGGATTTGTCGCTGCCGAGAACGCACTGCGGCGCCTTGATGCCAAAATGGGCGCAATGCGCACCGGCGCTCGCCGCCTGTCTACCTCATTCTCGAATATGGGCGATCGGCTCGCAGGTGCGGCCGCCGTTGCGAGCACGATAAGCATCCCGGCTGCGATTGGTCTCAATCAGACCGTCACCCAATTAGGCGATCTTGAGAAGTCATACGCCAATATCGCAGCGTTCTCCGGCGAAAGCGCGGAGAACCTGAAAGCACTGCAGGAGCAAGGCCGCAAGCTGGCCAGGACCGGCGCTGTCACCGCTCCGCAGATCGCCACCGCACAATTTGAGCTTACAAAATCGGGATGGTCTGCAGACGACATACTGGCTGGGATGCCGGATCTCGTTAAGGGTAGCGTTGCTCTAGGACTCGATATAAGCCCACTTGCGGACAAGATGACCGATGTCATGGCTGGGTTTGGAATTGCCCGAGACCAAATGACGGGCACCATGGAGCTTTTTGCTGCAGCCGTCGGTTCGTCCGCGATGAACGGCAATCAATTTTTCGAGGCGATGAAATCGGCGGGACCGGCCGCGCAGATCGCGGGCGTGCCGATCGAGCAGCTAACCACCATGATTGCCGGGTTTGCCGATGCTGGCCTGTTCGGGGCTGAGGCGGGCAACAGCCTGAAATCAGCGCTGATCAAATTGACCGCTCCGACACCCAAGCTCCGGAAGCAGCTTGAAGGCATCGGAGTCAACTTCGATCAGGTCTATCAGAAAATCTCAAAAATCCAGTCTGGCAAGATCAAAACCGCTCTGGAGCTTGTCGGCATCGAGGGCGAGGACAAGCTGCGCGCAGATATCCGCAAGACGCTTCTCGATGACACGATGTCAGTGCAGCAGCGGGTTGACGTGGCTGTGGACATGGCCGCCGATGGCCGAAACCTCAGTAATGAGATGCGGCAACAGCTGGAGGATTCTTTCAAGGGTTCAATCGAGCTGACCGATGGCAATATCGATCCGCTCAAGCTTATTGATCAGATCCGCAGCAAGTTTAAAGAGACCGGCCAAGTTGACGCGACGATTATGCGCGAGATCTTTGGTCTTGAAACGTTAAGTGCAGGCCAAAAATTCCTGGATCAACTGGATTCCCTGGAAGAGCGCGAGCGCGCCATCATGAAAAAGCGCGCAGGTTTTCTTGGGTCCGTATACGACTCAAACCTCGACACCATAATCAACGCGCAGCAGCGCATGGGGAACGCGTTCAAAGAGTTCTTCCAGACGCTGGGCGGACAGGATGGCGAGACATTCAAGAACGCGTTTAAGGGCATCGCGGACACGATCTTTTCGATCACCGACGCACTGCGCGAAAACCCGGAAGCCGCACGCGGCGCTCTGAAGGCTCTCACAGGTTTGACCCTGTTGGCGCCTGGACTCATGGCTCTCAGCCTCGCAGCGTCCGGCCTGGGCACCGCACTCCGCCCAGTTGCTGCACTTTCCAATTTGGCACTTGCCCCCGTACAAGCCGGAGTGATGAAGCTCGCAGGCGGGTTTGGCGCAATGGCCGCCGCTCTGCCGACCTCCACCCGCAAGGCCAAAGCTTTCGCAAAGTCTTTGAAAGGCATCACCGCAGCGTCGATCGCCAGCAAGGCTGCACTGCTGCCACTACGCGGAGCACTCGCCGCAGTCGGCGGCGCAATGAAACTTCTGAAATTTGGCATCCTGGGAACCGGCTTCGCAGCTGCTGCCGTAGGTGTTGCCGCGCTCGCCGATGTCTTCCCGGAATTGTCCCGGCGCATGGGTCCGGCGCTCGCTGATGCGGCTACTGATGGCCTTGTAGCGATCAACCGGCTGACCCAGGGTGACTTCTCCGGCGCGTGGCAATCCCTCAAGGATGCCTGGGCGGATATCACGAAAGGGTTTGAAGAGTCCGCGCCGCTGATGCGTTGGGCGTTCTCCGGCGTGTTGAACGGTCTTGAGGAAACATTCCCGGCACTGGCCGGGTTCCGGAAGACAGTTAGCGAGACATTCAAGAGCGTTAGCGATGCATTCTCCGATCTGTTCAAAGGGGACGGCACAGAGAGCAATTTCCTGGGCTGGCTGAGTGATACGGCAAGAAACGCTGGAAACAATCTGCTGGGCGTTTTTGATGCGACACTGGCGACATTTAATGACCGTTTCACCGGTTGGATGAAGGGCATCAAGGACGGGTCCGCAACCTGGGCCGATGGCTTCCGGGTTGGTTATGACACCCTGAAAACCCTGATGTCCGAAGTCTGGGCACTGTTCGAGGACTCACCCGTCGTTAGGTGGCTGGACGAACAGCTACCAAGCTTTGAAATCTTCCGGGATGCTGTTGAAGGCGTCGGTAGCGCGTTCGACAAGATGATCGGCGTTTTCACCAAGAAGCGCATCAACGCCAATGGCGATGAGATGGCGTCACTGGGTGAGCAACTTGCGAGTCTTGGAACATCGATCACCGACTCCATGCTCTCCGCCGCCGCAACGGTTCTGGAGACGGTTGCTGCTGCCATCAATCAACTTGCAGACGCACTCGATCGGTTCCGGCAGGCTCGAGCTGATGGCAAAGGGTTGTTTGCGTCCCTGGTCGACGGTCTGGGCGAGCTGGGTGCGGCTGGATGGGCTGGCGTCATTTTGGCTGGCATCTGGGCGATTAGTAAGGCCTGGAAGGCTGCAGCTGCGACTGTCGGCATCTACAAGGGCGCCGTCGACCTCGCAAAAAGCAAAATGGGCTGGGCATTCGATCTCCCTGGTGCAGGCGATGCCGACACCAAGAAGAAAGGTGGCACCGGGAAGGGTTCCGGAAGCGCACCAAAGACCGGCAAGGGCGGGATCTTCTCTCACTTTGCGGATCTGCTGAAAGCGGCGTTCGGATACCTCGCCAGCATGGCAAAGTGGTTTGGCGGCCTCCTAGGCAAGATCGGCGGCGCGTTCAAGGCTGCGGTCGCAATCCTCCGCATTGGTCTCTCGACGCTGAGTGGCTGGGCTGTCCGCGCCGGTGTGGCTCTCGCAGGACTGATGACTCCTCTTACCGGCCTGATCGCTGCGGTGACGGGCGGGATCGCCTTGCTGACAAGCCCGCAGATCACACAGAAGGGTGATGCCTGGATCAAGGAGAACGCTCCGGAGTGGCTCTCAAGTATCCTGACCTGGAAGCCTTTCGAGGGTAGTTCGTTTGATCCGGTTGTCATGAACAATGCGGTTCAGGAGAAGATTTTCGGCAAGGAACAGATCAAAGCTCCTGCACAATCTGCCGAGATCATCGAGCTGCAGAAATGGGCAAAAGAGAACGGCATCGAGACCGGCAAACTTGCCCCTGTCGAGTGGCCTGAGATGCCTAAGATGCCGGGCGTAAGCGCTGAATTTGCGGTTCCGGACTTCCCCGCAATGCCCGCGAATGACAATGCGGCGCCGTGGTGGTCTCCGGTCGAGATGCCGAAGATGCCCCAAGTCTCCGGAAACACAGCCCTTGCGCCGTATGTTGATCCCGTGGACGCGATCGGCACTGAGACCGACTTCCGGCCGGAACCAAGCGGCTTTATGTCAGTTCCGCTCGATCGGCAGGATAGCGCTGCAGTGGTTGCCGCGATTAACAACCTGGACGGCAGGATGACCGGCCTGCAGACACGGTTGGACTCGATCGACGGATCATCTCGCCAAACAGCCACCAACACCGGGCAGACGGCAGCGAACACCGCCAACCTGGGCGCGCAGATCAGCGCAACGCTGCGAGGAGCACTTGCAAGGGTTCCGGCATCCAATGCCCCAGGATCTCCGCAACGCTCTGTCGTATCGAGCAACGGGCAGAGTGGTCCGCATCTCTAA
- a CDS encoding phage portal protein has product MTSTISSPRHQGSGYHTPYNDRIRQMSEGEYWAPPLRSTDGDIIGARPYTEARLKQLAQTAPFLAGAIDLICVLAIGSKAPRVQSTPNWRLIPGATEEWAETFSDRVELEWQSYISSDQNYVDSSRKHNFLAFLWQAYRSFLVNGEIAALSKIDKKQQLKNSTAIMLIDPARIKTSPTAQNKQDIRDGIEHDEQTGEVKFYHIANSNPRDSLAQKVEYVRTPPKSSTGRKLVLHHFDPVGCEQSRGISPLSPAINAVKQQMDLSESARRSAALQSGYMLAFKSKLTTEEVQAALGQVFEPDTPTDGGGYVSASSSEDPLGGLHDHVRAVQVRDATYLKGRKTGLQNMVGGPNSPAALQLLPGQEVEFLNADISSDFSPFVDVAIKEVARSMGLNLDAVSGDFSKTSYSGGTLSLALQQASTASMAARVLVPFIREIYALFVETFLMTEEGMDLLPSEVDFWSHRDAILSCTIKMGTPLSMDPVKMAKSLEIMVKNRMISLETASSRIGEDLSASLLQQKREQDTIDALGLRSLESNKNETIDEFPDDESDDAPGNRQQQDQES; this is encoded by the coding sequence ATGACTTCCACAATCAGCTCGCCGCGCCATCAAGGGTCCGGCTATCATACACCGTACAATGACCGCATTCGCCAGATGTCAGAGGGCGAATATTGGGCTCCGCCGCTCCGCTCAACTGATGGTGACATCATCGGGGCTCGACCGTACACAGAAGCCCGACTTAAACAGCTCGCCCAGACCGCGCCATTCCTGGCCGGGGCGATCGATCTTATTTGCGTGCTGGCGATCGGCAGCAAGGCTCCACGGGTGCAGTCTACCCCAAATTGGCGCCTTATCCCGGGTGCGACGGAAGAATGGGCGGAGACGTTCTCAGATCGCGTCGAGCTCGAGTGGCAAAGCTACATTTCAAGCGATCAGAATTATGTCGACAGTTCGCGGAAGCACAACTTCCTGGCGTTCCTCTGGCAGGCCTATCGAAGCTTTCTCGTGAATGGGGAAATTGCCGCTCTCAGCAAGATCGACAAGAAGCAGCAGCTGAAGAACAGCACGGCGATTATGCTAATAGACCCAGCTCGCATCAAGACATCCCCGACCGCGCAGAACAAGCAAGACATCCGGGATGGCATCGAGCACGATGAGCAAACCGGCGAGGTGAAGTTCTACCATATCGCGAATAGCAATCCGCGCGACTCCCTTGCGCAGAAGGTTGAATACGTCCGGACCCCGCCGAAATCATCCACCGGTCGCAAGCTCGTTTTGCATCATTTCGATCCAGTAGGATGTGAACAATCGCGCGGCATTAGTCCGCTAAGTCCTGCCATCAACGCGGTCAAGCAACAAATGGATTTGTCCGAGTCCGCCCGGCGCTCCGCTGCACTTCAGTCCGGCTACATGCTCGCATTCAAGTCGAAGCTGACCACGGAGGAGGTGCAGGCTGCGCTTGGACAGGTGTTTGAACCTGATACTCCAACAGATGGTGGCGGCTACGTCTCCGCATCATCTTCTGAAGATCCGCTGGGCGGGTTGCATGACCATGTTCGCGCGGTTCAAGTGCGAGATGCAACATACCTGAAAGGCCGCAAGACCGGGCTTCAAAACATGGTAGGCGGTCCAAACTCGCCAGCAGCCTTGCAGCTGTTGCCGGGGCAGGAGGTCGAGTTCCTGAATGCGGACATCTCAAGCGACTTTTCCCCGTTCGTGGACGTTGCAATCAAAGAGGTTGCAAGATCTATGGGTCTCAACCTAGACGCGGTGTCGGGGGACTTCTCAAAAACGAGCTACTCGGGCGGGACCTTAAGCCTCGCCCTTCAGCAGGCATCCACCGCAAGCATGGCCGCGCGTGTCCTGGTTCCCTTCATTCGCGAGATCTATGCACTGTTTGTCGAGACGTTCCTGATGACCGAGGAGGGTATGGATCTCCTCCCTTCCGAGGTCGACTTCTGGAGCCATCGTGACGCGATCTTATCGTGCACGATCAAAATGGGCACACCTCTCAGCATGGACCCCGTGAAGATGGCCAAGAGCCTCGAGATCATGGTGAAAAACCGCATGATCAGTCTCGAGACGGCGAGCTCTCGTATCGGCGAGGACCTCTCCGCATCCCTGCTGCAGCAGAAGCGCGAACAAGACACGATCGATGCCCTGGGGCTCCGCTCTTTGGAGAGCAACAAGAACGAAACCATTGACGAATTCCCCGATGATGAAAGCGATGACGCGCCGGGCAATCGTCAGCAGCAAGATCAGGAGTCCTGA
- a CDS encoding major capsid protein, which yields MSGNPANIQRYSQADVEAMVEEADVPSRFLTRLLFPTEVYSDAQHIEWDIVRKGRRMAPFVAPTVRGRPMAREGFVTKALKPAYVKQTTTVDQMRPLSRTPGESWGGDLTPAQRLDILLAQDIVQHKESLNNRIEWMAAQTLLNGGYTIVGEEYPETAIDFMMPSALNIAMAGAATWDQTTSSPIRDIEQMALTVRTVGYGVVCRDIIMDPLAWSLFKEHADVKERLDLDVGRSGAWAQTSLDLGIQAGEDYQSGWMAGTLDGRFRIFVYNATYEDETGTRQDYMPPYTVIVCAPGEMGGRQYFGQIVDTEASYEAVKQFFKSRSQWDPSGEEVLSQSAPLVGPHRWGSWGVMTVA from the coding sequence ATGAGCGGCAACCCTGCAAATATTCAACGTTACTCCCAGGCTGATGTCGAGGCCATGGTCGAGGAGGCAGATGTCCCGTCTCGCTTCCTGACTCGCCTGCTATTCCCGACTGAGGTCTATTCCGACGCGCAGCATATCGAGTGGGATATCGTCCGGAAGGGCCGCCGCATGGCGCCATTCGTGGCGCCAACCGTTCGCGGTCGCCCGATGGCTCGCGAGGGTTTTGTGACGAAAGCGCTCAAGCCCGCTTATGTGAAGCAGACAACCACCGTCGACCAAATGCGGCCACTTTCCCGTACACCGGGCGAGTCCTGGGGTGGTGATCTGACACCGGCACAGCGTCTTGATATCTTGCTGGCACAAGACATCGTGCAGCACAAAGAGTCTCTGAATAACCGTATTGAGTGGATGGCCGCGCAGACGCTCTTGAATGGCGGTTACACCATTGTCGGCGAGGAGTACCCGGAAACCGCGATCGACTTCATGATGCCGTCCGCTTTGAACATCGCAATGGCGGGCGCTGCGACCTGGGATCAAACCACGTCGAGCCCTATCCGCGATATCGAACAGATGGCGTTGACCGTCCGCACTGTCGGTTATGGCGTTGTTTGCCGCGACATCATTATGGACCCTCTGGCGTGGTCGCTGTTCAAAGAGCATGCCGATGTTAAGGAGAGACTCGATCTCGACGTTGGCCGATCTGGAGCCTGGGCGCAGACAAGCCTGGATCTCGGCATTCAGGCGGGCGAGGACTATCAGTCGGGCTGGATGGCTGGCACCCTGGACGGCAGATTTAGAATTTTCGTTTACAACGCCACATACGAAGATGAGACCGGCACCCGGCAGGACTATATGCCGCCGTACACCGTGATCGTTTGCGCGCCGGGCGAGATGGGCGGACGCCAGTATTTCGGGCAGATCGTGGACACGGAAGCTTCCTACGAGGCTGTGAAGCAATTCTTCAAGTCGCGCTCACAGTGGGACCCGTCCGGCGAGGAGGTTCTCTCTCAGAGTGCTCCATTGGTAGGCCCGCATCGGTGGGGTTCCTGGGGCGTGATGACGGTGGCGTGA
- a CDS encoding TAXI family TRAP transporter solute-binding subunit yields the protein MQQYRTLMGALGLGKKSMSMLAQFPSNSSLITVAGFCCIVLTAPAVAKDQVFLTLATGGVTGVYHPAGTEICRAVNKSRSEHGVRCAAEAGRGSVGSLKQLRDRDVDFAIVQADWQHHAYLGTSVFSEYGPMEDLRVVAGLHTEMAAIVVRADSGFMDVSDLKGQRINIGPAGSGSAATWGQLTQHLPWSEEDRAAITQEDLSGLGEALCVGEIDAYFVVIGHPAGVIEETQEVCPVQFIEIGADISEKMVADTPYYRAAEIPSGAYGEYNAIETIGTRALLVTVEQMPTHAVSTVLRSLLSDIERFRTVHPALTDLAGALLVEAKTEAPLHLGAVQFYKDQGYLP from the coding sequence GTGCAACAGTATCGGACACTGATGGGTGCGCTTGGATTGGGCAAGAAGAGCATGTCGATGCTGGCGCAATTCCCAAGCAATAGCAGTCTCATCACCGTTGCAGGATTTTGTTGCATCGTTTTGACCGCACCTGCCGTTGCAAAGGACCAAGTGTTTCTCACACTGGCAACGGGCGGGGTGACCGGTGTCTATCATCCGGCCGGCACAGAGATCTGCCGGGCAGTCAATAAAAGCCGTTCTGAGCACGGGGTGCGGTGTGCTGCTGAAGCGGGCCGCGGATCAGTAGGAAGCCTCAAACAACTTCGGGATCGCGACGTCGATTTCGCGATCGTTCAGGCCGACTGGCAACACCATGCCTATTTGGGAACGTCCGTGTTTTCAGAATACGGGCCCATGGAGGATCTGAGGGTTGTTGCCGGACTGCATACCGAAATGGCAGCCATCGTTGTGCGGGCAGATTCTGGTTTCATGGACGTCTCTGACCTTAAAGGGCAGCGCATCAATATCGGCCCGGCGGGCTCTGGTTCTGCCGCGACCTGGGGTCAGTTAACGCAACACCTTCCCTGGTCGGAGGAGGATCGCGCAGCGATCACCCAAGAAGATCTCTCCGGGCTGGGTGAAGCGCTATGCGTAGGCGAAATCGACGCTTATTTTGTTGTGATTGGTCATCCAGCGGGCGTCATTGAGGAAACACAAGAGGTCTGCCCCGTCCAGTTTATTGAGATCGGTGCCGACATCTCAGAGAAGATGGTGGCTGATACTCCCTATTATCGCGCCGCGGAGATCCCTTCAGGGGCTTATGGTGAATACAATGCGATTGAAACCATCGGGACCCGCGCTTTGCTTGTCACCGTTGAACAAATGCCTACTCATGCAGTTTCAACCGTCCTGAGATCTCTTTTGTCGGACATAGAGCGATTCAGAACCGTCCATCCAGCTCTCACAGATCTGGCTGGGGCCCTACTTGTTGAGGCAAAAACGGAAGCACCGCTACATCTTGGCGCAGTGCAATTTTATAAAGATCAAGGCTATTTGCCTTGA
- a CDS encoding cytochrome c biogenesis CcdA family protein, whose translation MIQDVTIIGALLAGVLSFVSPCVLPLVPPYLGYLAGVSLDQLTGEDDTDEAASRRVFFSALVFVLGFSTVFVLLGATASFLGQFIRMYLDYLGYIAGAAIIVMGLHFLGVFKIGFLYKEARVHVDQKPAGPMGAYVIGLAFGFGWTPCVGPILAAILFVAGAKDTVLQGTVLLAAYALGLGIPFLIAALFARPFLRFMKRFRKHMGTVEKAMGGVLVLTGIMFLTGQMAVFSYWLLETFPAFQYIG comes from the coding sequence ATGATCCAAGACGTCACCATCATCGGCGCCCTCCTTGCCGGGGTCCTATCTTTTGTGTCTCCATGCGTCCTGCCGCTTGTGCCACCCTATCTGGGATATCTCGCTGGGGTCTCACTGGATCAGTTGACGGGTGAAGACGACACTGACGAGGCCGCTTCGCGGCGTGTTTTCTTCAGCGCTCTGGTTTTTGTGCTCGGCTTCTCGACGGTCTTCGTTCTCCTTGGCGCCACCGCAAGTTTCCTTGGTCAATTTATTCGTATGTATCTGGATTATCTCGGATATATCGCCGGAGCTGCCATCATTGTGATGGGTCTGCACTTCCTTGGCGTGTTCAAGATCGGTTTTCTTTACAAGGAGGCCCGCGTGCATGTGGACCAAAAGCCCGCTGGCCCGATGGGCGCTTATGTCATTGGACTTGCATTCGGATTTGGCTGGACGCCCTGCGTTGGGCCGATCCTGGCCGCAATCCTGTTTGTTGCCGGGGCCAAAGATACAGTACTGCAAGGAACAGTTCTTCTGGCAGCCTATGCCTTGGGCTTAGGCATTCCGTTCCTGATCGCTGCGTTGTTCGCAAGGCCGTTCCTGAGGTTCATGAAGCGTTTCCGCAAGCACATGGGAACCGTTGAAAAAGCCATGGGGGGGGTGCTCGTTCTAACAGGGATCATGTTCCTGACCGGGCAGATGGCCGTTTTCTCATACTGGCTTTTGGAAACGTTCCCGGCTTTCCAATACATCGGCTAG
- the glmU gene encoding bifunctional UDP-N-acetylglucosamine diphosphorylase/glucosamine-1-phosphate N-acetyltransferase GlmU, whose protein sequence is MTLRSCHSVVLAAGLGTRMKSDLPKVMHPVGGLPIVGHVLKVLGQTGSSRLSVVTGPGMPELEELVGDLAPDARCFVQTDRLGTAHAALAAEKALENVTDDVLVLFGDTPLVTAATVEKVRGALAGGADVVVLGFETDTPFGYGRLLTDDGRLVAIREEKDASDSERKITFCNSGIMGFAGEKALGILQAIGNDNAKGEYYLTDAVEVANAKGLKVVAVAGTEAETQGINTRAQLAACEADFQASKREQFLESGVTLLAPETVFFAHDTVIEPDVIIEQNVVFGTGVTVRSGAQIRSFSHLEGADVGNGAVVGPYARLRPGTVLGKDVRVGNFVEAKNAVFGDGAKANHLSYVGDARVGEASNIGAGTITCNYDGFLKHHTHIGTGTFVGSNSTLVAPVTLGDGAFVAAGSVITRDVAGDAMAFGRSRQQSKDGMAKVLRDKLKKAKNQKS, encoded by the coding sequence ATGACATTGCGAAGCTGCCATTCCGTGGTACTGGCTGCCGGACTTGGGACCCGCATGAAATCGGACTTGCCAAAGGTCATGCATCCGGTTGGCGGGTTGCCGATTGTCGGCCATGTCCTGAAGGTTCTCGGCCAAACCGGCTCGAGCCGTCTGTCTGTCGTGACCGGACCCGGCATGCCGGAGCTTGAAGAACTCGTAGGTGATTTGGCACCGGATGCGCGTTGTTTTGTTCAGACGGATCGCCTTGGCACTGCGCATGCGGCGCTAGCGGCTGAAAAAGCCTTGGAAAATGTGACCGACGACGTACTGGTGCTGTTCGGGGACACGCCGCTGGTTACGGCAGCGACCGTCGAAAAGGTGCGGGGCGCACTTGCCGGCGGCGCCGATGTGGTTGTTCTCGGGTTTGAAACGGACACTCCGTTCGGTTATGGGCGCCTGCTTACGGACGACGGACGGCTTGTGGCGATCCGGGAGGAAAAAGACGCCAGCGATTCCGAGCGGAAGATCACCTTCTGCAATTCCGGGATCATGGGCTTTGCGGGTGAAAAAGCGCTTGGCATTCTGCAGGCGATTGGCAATGACAACGCAAAGGGCGAATACTACCTGACCGATGCGGTTGAAGTCGCCAATGCCAAAGGCCTGAAGGTTGTCGCTGTTGCGGGAACTGAAGCGGAAACCCAAGGCATCAATACGCGGGCCCAGTTGGCAGCGTGTGAGGCTGATTTTCAGGCAAGCAAGCGCGAGCAGTTTTTGGAGAGCGGCGTTACGCTTCTAGCGCCTGAAACAGTATTTTTCGCCCACGATACCGTCATTGAACCGGATGTTATCATTGAGCAAAATGTTGTTTTTGGGACGGGCGTAACCGTGCGGTCCGGCGCACAGATTCGGTCGTTCAGTCATCTTGAGGGCGCCGACGTCGGGAACGGCGCAGTTGTTGGGCCTTACGCGCGTTTGCGCCCCGGAACGGTCCTTGGAAAAGATGTTCGGGTGGGCAATTTCGTCGAAGCCAAAAATGCCGTTTTCGGCGATGGCGCAAAAGCCAATCATTTGAGCTACGTGGGGGATGCGCGTGTTGGTGAGGCCAGCAATATCGGCGCCGGCACCATCACGTGCAACTATGATGGTTTCTTGAAACACCACACGCACATCGGGACGGGCACCTTTGTCGGATCGAACTCCACGCTTGTCGCCCCGGTGACGCTCGGTGACGGTGCATTCGTTGCAGCCGGCAGTGTCATTACAAGAGATGTCGCGGGCGACGCAATGGCCTTCGGGCGTTCACGCCAGCAATCCAAGGATGGGATGGCTAAGGTTCTCCGCGATAAGCTGAAAAAGGCGAAAAACCAGAAATCCTGA